The following are encoded in a window of Solidesulfovibrio magneticus RS-1 genomic DNA:
- a CDS encoding aspartate/glutamate racemase family protein, with amino-acid sequence MKTLGLLGGTSWTSTVEYYRFLNEEVAVRLGGLHSARLVLASIDFAELEQAMRADDRSGAEAILAGAARQLERAGADGVMLCSNLIHRYHDAVAQAIGVPILHIGDAVAAAVKNAGYAAVALLGARPLMEEAFYRDRIREKGGVTVLTPDQPDREYINAAIFERMCRNVYTDEDRTRFIAILEGLKARGAQCALLCCTELPILLPQGPLPLLSSTLVHSRYGTDWALST; translated from the coding sequence ATGAAGACCCTTGGACTGCTGGGCGGCACGAGCTGGACCTCGACTGTGGAATACTACCGCTTTCTCAACGAGGAGGTGGCCGTGCGCCTGGGCGGGCTGCACTCGGCCAGGCTGGTGCTGGCCAGCATCGACTTCGCCGAACTCGAACAGGCCATGCGCGCCGACGACCGGTCTGGGGCCGAGGCCATCCTGGCCGGCGCGGCCCGGCAACTGGAACGGGCCGGGGCGGACGGCGTCATGCTGTGCTCCAACCTCATCCACCGCTACCACGACGCCGTGGCCCAGGCGATTGGCGTGCCCATCCTGCACATCGGCGACGCCGTGGCCGCAGCGGTCAAGAACGCCGGCTACGCCGCCGTGGCCCTGCTCGGGGCGCGCCCGCTCATGGAAGAGGCCTTTTACCGCGACCGCATCCGAGAGAAGGGCGGCGTTACGGTCCTGACCCCGGACCAACCCGACCGGGAGTACATCAACGCCGCCATTTTCGAGCGCATGTGCCGCAACGTCTACACCGACGAGGACCGCACGCGGTTTATCGCCATCCTGGAGGGTCTCAAGGCCCGGGGCGCGCAGTGCGCGTTGTTGTGCTGCACCGAGCTGCCTATCCTGCTGCCGCAGGGGCCGTTGCCGCTTTTAAGCAGCACCCTGGTGCATAGCCGTTACGGCACGGACTGGGCGCTTTCGACCTGA
- a CDS encoding HlyD family type I secretion periplasmic adaptor subunit translates to MFPRKRDKDATPAASGAAPPGPPPARFAAFQPDALEIVATPTPVRYRLTLYLLLAFCLAALAFACLAEVDRIVVAPGKLVSARKNITVAPLETATVREVYVSAGKSVTRGDALIALDPAFAEAGLAERDKDRAALSAKVWRLRCEVSGLCAQPPDAPPSAAPPAELALERDVLNARRREFAAKVDALTQRQRELSAKLTTNAAEAAKHKKQIALAKDLERMYGDIYSQGASSKVEYMKAQSSRIEAEGQLARLQNEAGELRESLARAEAEKRDFVENWKAGAAKELADASRELSGAEERQKKAERLRDLVVLRAPESGTVLDVAARSAGAVAQAGETLLTIVPAGEELVVEAEAAAQDIGLLRPGDPVRVKFEAFPYQRHGVAEARLATISPDALEKTTPEGQRLFYRVRATLGAVRLTAVPPDFRLIPGLSLTAEIRVGSRRIITYLLYPLLKTFDESLREP, encoded by the coding sequence GTGTTTCCGAGAAAACGAGACAAAGACGCGACGCCAGCCGCTTCCGGAGCGGCTCCGCCCGGGCCGCCGCCCGCGCGATTCGCCGCTTTTCAGCCCGACGCCCTGGAGATCGTGGCCACGCCCACGCCCGTGCGCTATCGGCTGACCCTCTATCTGCTCCTGGCCTTCTGTCTGGCCGCCCTGGCCTTTGCCTGCCTGGCCGAGGTGGACCGCATCGTCGTGGCCCCGGGCAAGCTCGTCTCGGCTCGAAAAAATATCACCGTCGCGCCGCTGGAAACCGCCACCGTGCGCGAGGTCTATGTCTCGGCCGGCAAGTCGGTCACGCGCGGCGACGCACTGATTGCCCTGGACCCGGCCTTTGCCGAGGCCGGGCTGGCCGAGCGCGACAAGGACCGGGCGGCGCTTTCCGCCAAGGTCTGGCGGCTGCGCTGCGAGGTCTCGGGCCTGTGCGCCCAACCGCCCGACGCGCCGCCCTCGGCCGCGCCGCCGGCCGAGCTGGCCTTGGAGCGCGATGTCCTCAATGCCCGACGTCGGGAATTCGCGGCCAAGGTCGACGCGCTCACCCAGCGCCAGCGGGAATTGTCGGCCAAACTCACCACCAATGCCGCCGAAGCCGCCAAGCATAAAAAGCAGATCGCCCTGGCCAAGGATCTGGAGCGCATGTACGGCGACATCTACAGCCAAGGAGCCAGCTCCAAGGTCGAGTACATGAAGGCCCAAAGCAGCCGTATCGAAGCCGAGGGGCAACTGGCCAGGCTGCAAAACGAAGCCGGCGAACTGCGCGAGTCCCTGGCCCGGGCCGAGGCCGAAAAACGCGATTTTGTGGAGAACTGGAAAGCCGGCGCGGCCAAGGAGCTGGCCGACGCCTCGCGCGAGCTGTCCGGGGCCGAGGAGCGCCAAAAAAAGGCCGAGCGGCTGCGCGATCTGGTGGTGCTGCGCGCCCCGGAGTCGGGCACGGTGCTGGACGTGGCCGCCAGGTCGGCCGGGGCCGTGGCCCAGGCCGGGGAGACGCTTCTCACCATCGTGCCGGCCGGCGAGGAGCTGGTGGTGGAGGCCGAGGCGGCGGCCCAGGACATTGGCCTGCTGCGCCCCGGCGACCCGGTGCGCGTCAAGTTCGAGGCCTTCCCCTACCAGCGCCACGGCGTGGCCGAAGCCCGGCTGGCCACCATCAGCCCCGACGCCCTGGAGAAGACCACGCCCGAAGGCCAGCGCCTGTTCTACCGGGTGCGCGCCACCCTGGGCGCGGTGCGCCTGACCGCCGTGCCGCCGGACTTCCGCCTCATCCCCGGCCTGAGCCTGACCGCCGAAATCCGGGTGGGCAGCCGCCGCATCATCACCTACCTGCTCTATCCGCTGCTTAAGACCTTTGACGAAAGCCTGCGCGAACCTTGA
- the hemL gene encoding glutamate-1-semialdehyde 2,1-aminomutase produces the protein MTLSADLFAKAQTLIPGGVNSPVRACRSVGCDPLFIASAAGSKMTTVEGREMLDYVMSWGPMLLGHKDPDVTAAIRSAVEAGVSYGAPCPGEVALAEAVVDAVPGIDMVRMVNSGTEATMSAVRLARGYTGKSMIVKFEGCYHGHSDAFLAAAGSGLATFCIPGTPGVPADTVRHTLLAPYNDLDAVKALFETRPDIAAVIVEPVAGNMGLVLPKPGFLEGLRELTAAHGALLIFDEVITGFRLAYGGAQSVFGIDPDLTCLGKIIGGGLPVGAYGGKRHIMERIAPCGDVYQAGTLSGNPLAMAAGLATLTKLKASDYDALAERTKALAEEMAAILRDKGAPVTLTRIASLFTLFFCDGPVTNFDEAKKGDAARYASFYNQMREAGVILAPSAYECAFTSFAHSEDDYARTLDAVRSVKF, from the coding sequence ATGACCCTGTCCGCCGACCTGTTCGCCAAGGCCCAGACGCTCATCCCCGGCGGCGTCAACAGCCCCGTGCGCGCCTGCCGCAGCGTGGGCTGCGATCCGCTTTTCATCGCTTCCGCCGCCGGCTCCAAGATGACCACCGTCGAAGGCCGGGAGATGCTCGACTACGTCATGTCCTGGGGCCCCATGCTCCTTGGCCATAAAGACCCCGACGTCACCGCCGCCATCCGGTCCGCCGTGGAAGCTGGCGTCAGCTACGGCGCGCCCTGCCCGGGCGAAGTCGCCCTGGCCGAGGCCGTGGTGGACGCCGTGCCCGGCATCGACATGGTGCGCATGGTCAACTCCGGCACCGAAGCCACCATGAGCGCCGTGCGCCTGGCCCGGGGCTACACCGGCAAATCCATGATCGTGAAGTTCGAGGGCTGCTACCACGGCCACTCCGACGCCTTCCTGGCCGCCGCCGGTTCGGGACTGGCCACCTTTTGCATCCCCGGCACCCCGGGCGTGCCCGCCGACACCGTGCGCCACACCCTGCTCGCCCCCTACAACGACCTGGATGCGGTCAAGGCCCTCTTCGAGACCCGGCCCGACATCGCCGCCGTCATCGTCGAGCCCGTGGCCGGCAACATGGGGCTGGTGCTGCCCAAGCCCGGCTTCCTCGAAGGCCTGCGCGAACTGACCGCCGCCCACGGCGCGCTGCTCATTTTCGACGAAGTCATCACCGGCTTCCGCCTGGCCTACGGCGGCGCCCAGAGCGTGTTCGGCATCGACCCGGACCTCACCTGCCTGGGCAAGATCATCGGCGGCGGCCTGCCCGTGGGAGCCTACGGCGGCAAGCGCCACATCATGGAGCGCATCGCCCCCTGCGGCGACGTCTATCAGGCCGGCACCCTGTCCGGAAATCCGCTGGCCATGGCCGCCGGGCTGGCTACGCTGACCAAGCTCAAGGCTTCCGACTACGACGCCCTGGCCGAGCGCACCAAGGCCCTGGCCGAGGAAATGGCCGCCATCCTGCGCGACAAGGGCGCGCCCGTGACGCTCACCCGCATTGCTTCGCTTTTTACGCTCTTTTTCTGCGACGGCCCGGTCACCAACTTCGACGAGGCCAAAAAAGGCGACGCCGCGCGCTACGCCAGCTTCTATAACCAGATGCGCGAAGCCGGCGTCATCCTGGCCCCCTCGGCCTACGAATGCGCCTTCACCTCCTTCGCCCACTCCGAGGACGACTACGCCCGCACCCTCGACGCCGTGCGCAGCGTGAAATTCTAA
- a CDS encoding VOC family protein translates to MTITRAAPVLMVDDVARTVAFYRDVLGFAFLAGVTEAGRETVVDWPPPGPLVFAMIESGQARLMFETRSSMAADLPRFAEAKRGGSLILYLECDDLDALYERLSEHAPFLKAPHATFYGTRECSIEDPNGYVLTFAQRLEKTSPTPETAP, encoded by the coding sequence ATGACCATCACCCGCGCCGCACCCGTGCTCATGGTCGACGACGTCGCCCGCACCGTCGCCTTTTACCGCGACGTCCTGGGCTTTGCCTTCCTGGCCGGCGTCACCGAGGCCGGACGGGAGACCGTCGTCGATTGGCCGCCCCCCGGCCCGCTGGTCTTCGCCATGATCGAAAGCGGCCAGGCCCGGCTCATGTTCGAGACCCGCTCCTCCATGGCCGCCGATCTGCCGCGCTTCGCCGAAGCCAAACGCGGCGGTTCGCTGATCCTTTATCTCGAATGCGACGACCTCGACGCCCTGTATGAGCGCTTAAGCGAACACGCTCCGTTTTTGAAAGCGCCCCATGCCACCTTTTACGGAACCCGCGAGTGCAGCATCGAGGACCCCAACGGCTACGTCCTCACCTTTGCCCAGCGCCTCGAAAAAACATCGCCAACCCCGGAGACTGCCCCATGA
- a CDS encoding 3D domain-containing protein, translated as MRVFTVVFALLLSVAAAQASTHKNISISNLSNKQRIAATVTAYTPDPRENGGKGKKSGTAIGTRIRPGIVAVSRDLLKSGWNFGDKVHIEGLGVFTIEDTMHQRHRRTIDVAVPDRKEAEKIGKRRAIVVTLLEGRPEAEA; from the coding sequence ATGAGAGTTTTTACAGTCGTTTTTGCTTTGCTTTTAAGCGTCGCAGCGGCGCAAGCCTCAACCCACAAAAACATTTCCATCAGCAACCTTTCCAACAAACAGCGCATCGCCGCCACGGTCACCGCCTACACCCCCGATCCTCGGGAAAACGGCGGTAAAGGCAAGAAATCCGGCACCGCCATCGGCACCCGCATCCGGCCCGGCATCGTGGCCGTGTCCCGGGATCTGCTCAAATCCGGCTGGAATTTCGGCGACAAGGTCCACATTGAGGGCCTGGGCGTTTTTACCATCGAAGACACCATGCACCAGCGCCACCGCCGCACCATCGACGTGGCTGTGCCGGACAGGAAGGAAGCGGAAAAGATCGGCAAGCGCCGGGCCATTGTGGTGACCCTGCTGGAAGGCCGGCCCGAGGCCGAGGCCTGA
- a CDS encoding SpoIIE family protein phosphatase has protein sequence MRLRWKFFLILLGFALVPMLVLTHVNRRHVERLGQSIAAEGNAVISEVVKNELRQTAEDFSLVIRRSKSALDFSLSMTVAETERLLFAPPLPRQDQGGHETPSVGVHVPMGVRPDTVALSRLAGLAPTAGLLRHELDNTVLFVAVSLEDGISVAFPAREGLPPDYDPRQRPWYKAAKAAFDPKRPTAQEVVWNDPAVDPATGRLTLTLSRAVVGPGGRFVGVASLDVPLERVLQEQEIASQWSQAMRAYLAAPVRDPATGKRVLYVWARRDDDATARDWKSAVNFEPLTSSDAAGFDAMLAAMERDASGTAELPLNGVPSFWAYARLMRGASLVIVVPTSMLDPMAEQSRREILAATDQIVRLSGAVMAAALFAVALAAFFSTKAFVRPMVRMIEAWKRLGVGDFTVRLDERLSDERQALVDAFNETVPVLADHVRLQRSLELAQEVQQNLLPAAPPVLDGLDVAGTSISCDETGGDYFDYRVVSRGGAVCLDTAVGDVTGHGVPSALLMATARALLLATEDSETPAGRVRRANRLLCRDVGDSGRFMTLLAMEIRPGEGIARYVRAGHDPALCYDPARGVFEEWPGTGIPLGIDPDYAYTEYTMPFTAPGVVLVLGTDGIWEARNEAGDMYGKARFREVVAGASGLSAAGIVAAVLDDLVGFRGSRRQEDDVTLVVVKRL, from the coding sequence ATGCGTCTTCGCTGGAAATTCTTCTTGATTCTGCTCGGGTTTGCCCTGGTCCCCATGCTGGTGCTCACCCACGTCAACCGGCGGCACGTGGAACGCCTGGGTCAGTCCATCGCCGCCGAGGGCAACGCCGTCATCAGCGAGGTGGTCAAAAACGAGCTGCGCCAGACCGCCGAAGACTTTTCCCTGGTCATCCGCCGCTCCAAAAGCGCCCTGGACTTCAGCCTGTCCATGACCGTCGCCGAGACCGAACGGCTGCTTTTCGCCCCGCCGTTGCCCCGTCAGGACCAGGGCGGGCACGAGACGCCGTCCGTGGGCGTCCATGTCCCCATGGGCGTACGCCCGGACACCGTCGCCCTGTCCCGGCTGGCCGGCCTGGCCCCCACGGCCGGACTGCTGCGCCATGAACTCGACAACACCGTCCTTTTTGTAGCCGTGTCCCTGGAAGACGGAATCTCCGTCGCCTTTCCCGCCCGGGAAGGCCTGCCCCCCGACTACGATCCGCGCCAGCGGCCCTGGTACAAAGCGGCCAAGGCCGCTTTCGACCCCAAGCGCCCGACCGCCCAGGAGGTGGTCTGGAACGATCCGGCCGTGGACCCGGCCACCGGCCGCCTGACGCTGACGCTGTCTCGGGCGGTCGTGGGGCCGGGCGGGCGATTTGTCGGCGTGGCCAGCCTGGACGTGCCTCTGGAGCGGGTGCTCCAGGAACAGGAGATCGCCTCCCAGTGGTCCCAGGCCATGCGCGCCTATCTGGCCGCCCCGGTCCGCGACCCGGCCACCGGCAAGCGCGTCCTTTACGTCTGGGCCCGCCGGGACGACGACGCCACGGCCCGAGACTGGAAAAGCGCCGTCAATTTCGAACCGCTGACCTCGTCCGACGCCGCCGGCTTCGACGCCATGCTGGCCGCCATGGAGCGCGACGCCTCGGGCACGGCCGAGCTGCCCCTAAACGGCGTGCCGTCCTTTTGGGCCTACGCCCGGCTCATGCGCGGGGCTTCCCTGGTCATCGTGGTGCCCACCTCCATGCTCGATCCCATGGCCGAACAGAGCCGCCGCGAGATTCTCGCGGCCACGGACCAGATCGTGCGCCTGTCCGGCGCGGTCATGGCTGCCGCCCTTTTCGCCGTGGCCCTGGCCGCCTTTTTCAGCACCAAGGCCTTTGTCCGGCCCATGGTGCGCATGATCGAGGCCTGGAAGCGCCTGGGGGTCGGCGACTTTACCGTGCGCCTGGACGAGCGATTGAGTGACGAGCGCCAGGCCCTTGTCGACGCCTTCAACGAGACCGTGCCGGTCCTGGCCGACCATGTGCGGCTCCAGCGCTCCCTGGAGCTGGCCCAGGAGGTGCAACAAAACCTCCTGCCGGCCGCGCCGCCGGTCCTGGACGGCCTGGACGTGGCCGGAACCTCGATTTCCTGCGACGAAACGGGCGGGGATTACTTCGACTATCGCGTGGTGTCGCGCGGCGGCGCGGTCTGCCTGGATACGGCCGTGGGCGACGTCACCGGCCATGGCGTGCCCTCGGCCCTGCTCATGGCCACGGCCCGGGCGCTGCTCTTGGCGACGGAAGACTCCGAGACGCCGGCCGGCCGGGTACGCCGGGCCAACAGGCTCCTGTGCCGCGACGTGGGCGACTCCGGCCGGTTCATGACCCTTCTCGCCATGGAAATCCGGCCCGGGGAAGGCATCGCCCGCTACGTGCGGGCCGGCCACGACCCGGCCCTGTGCTACGATCCGGCCCGGGGCGTTTTCGAGGAATGGCCGGGCACGGGCATACCGCTGGGTATCGATCCGGACTACGCCTACACCGAATACACCATGCCCTTTACCGCACCCGGGGTCGTGCTGGTTCTTGGCACCGACGGCATCTGGGAAGCGCGAAACGAGGCCGGCGACATGTACGGCAAGGCCCGGTTCCGGGAGGTGGTGGCTGGCGCTTCGGGGCTGTCCGCCGCCGGCATCGTGGCCGCCGTGCTGGATGATCTGGTGGGATTTCGCGGCTCCCGCCGCCAGGAAGACGATGTGACGCTGGTGGTGGTCAAGCGGCTGTAG
- a CDS encoding septal ring lytic transglycosylase RlpA family protein, translating into MALRLLAALVAAFFLAGCASKAPVPGPSSREPATLRPYTIKGVTYVPLRSAKGYREEGIASWYGPGFHGKRTSNGEVYDQYQLTCAHKLLPMQTKVRVTNLENGRSMTLRVNDRGPFVAGRIIDLSQAGARELGVHARGTARVRVEVEGDAPGAGPGGELPGPFYVQVGAFALRGNAERLFARLQAAGYAGSRIQTREIDGALLHLVHAGTFPTSAVADEARFRLGERFTGAFIIAQ; encoded by the coding sequence ATGGCCCTTCGGCTCCTGGCCGCCCTGGTCGCGGCGTTTTTTCTGGCCGGCTGCGCGTCCAAGGCTCCGGTGCCCGGCCCCAGCAGCCGCGAACCGGCCACGCTGCGACCGTATACCATTAAAGGCGTCACCTATGTGCCGTTGCGTTCGGCCAAGGGCTACCGCGAGGAAGGCATTGCCTCGTGGTACGGCCCGGGGTTTCACGGCAAGCGCACGTCCAATGGCGAGGTCTACGACCAATACCAGCTCACCTGTGCCCACAAGCTGTTGCCCATGCAGACCAAGGTGCGGGTGACCAACCTGGAGAACGGCCGGTCCATGACGCTTCGGGTCAACGACCGGGGGCCGTTCGTGGCTGGGCGCATCATTGATTTGTCCCAGGCCGGGGCGCGGGAACTCGGGGTCCACGCCCGAGGCACGGCCAGGGTGCGGGTGGAGGTGGAGGGCGATGCGCCGGGAGCCGGACCCGGCGGCGAGCTGCCGGGACCGTTTTACGTGCAGGTGGGGGCTTTTGCCCTGCGCGGCAACGCGGAACGTCTTTTTGCCCGGCTACAGGCGGCCGGGTATGCCGGATCGCGCATCCAGACCAGGGAGATCGACGGGGCGCTGCTGCATCTGGTCCACGCCGGGACTTTCCCGACGTCGGCGGTGGCGGACGAGGCGCGATTCCGCTTGGGCGAGCGGTTTACCGGGGCTTTTATCATCGCGCAGTAA
- a CDS encoding integration host factor subunit alpha translates to MNGKTLTKADIVDYIYEKTERNRAEVKVLVDHLLELMKQSIKRDNSLLVSGFGKFESYDKKARKGRNPQTNASIMLPPRKVVVFRLSRKFRAELNPDEVL, encoded by the coding sequence ATGAACGGGAAAACCCTCACCAAGGCCGACATCGTTGACTACATCTACGAAAAGACCGAGCGCAACCGGGCCGAGGTCAAGGTCCTGGTGGACCATCTCCTCGAACTCATGAAACAGTCCATCAAGCGGGACAACTCCCTGCTCGTCAGCGGTTTCGGCAAGTTCGAGTCCTACGACAAAAAAGCCCGCAAGGGGCGCAATCCCCAAACCAACGCCTCCATCATGCTGCCGCCGCGCAAGGTGGTGGTGTTCCGCCTGTCCCGCAAGTTCCGGGCCGAACTCAACCCCGACGAAGTGCTGTAG
- a CDS encoding HIT family protein, translated as MDAADCIFCKIVKGEIPCAKLYEDELTLAFLDIAPVAPGHALVIPKAHHPDLFALPVELGAALLAAQQRVGRAVMAAMGATGLNVQQNNAQSAGQMVFHAHYHLIPRREGDGLALWPGTPYPAAAAVAAVAEAVRAALAK; from the coding sequence ATGGATGCCGCCGACTGTATTTTTTGCAAAATCGTCAAGGGAGAGATCCCCTGCGCCAAGCTCTACGAAGACGAGCTGACGCTAGCCTTTCTGGACATCGCCCCGGTGGCCCCGGGCCATGCCCTGGTCATCCCCAAGGCCCATCACCCCGACCTGTTCGCGCTGCCGGTTGAACTGGGCGCGGCTTTGCTGGCCGCCCAGCAGCGGGTGGGCCGGGCCGTCATGGCGGCCATGGGCGCAACCGGCCTCAATGTCCAGCAAAACAACGCCCAAAGCGCCGGCCAGATGGTGTTTCACGCCCACTATCATCTGATTCCGCGCCGGGAAGGCGACGGCCTGGCCTTGTGGCCGGGCACGCCCTACCCCGCCGCCGCCGCCGTGGCCGCCGTGGCCGAAGCGGTGCGCGCCGCCCTGGCCAAGTAG
- a CDS encoding radical SAM protein yields MASTHIVRHLRQNVISGGSPRGRFFRHPEPPRERTRVWPVYISFQGCPGRCVFCAQSVQAGAPPVSLGETLAAMEGGLAQAARDGRGPYELAFYGGVFTALPEPWPRRFLEAALRFRRAGLIGRIRCSTRPDACPPGLLAELAGLGLDLVEIGAQTFDDAVLIASGRGHDAQATRRAARAVRAAGLDLGLQLLPGLPRHDPAALARDVAETCALAPSLVRIHPCLVVEGTALADLYRAGRHVPWPLEATIDALAEALVPLWRAGVAVARLGLAPQPELEAAIIAGPRHPALGDRARARALLALVREEAAALGGAPAGLFAPRRFAGQLLGHAGELAPAYAALGLPRELLRFTRDEVFFLAAKAV; encoded by the coding sequence ATGGCCTCCACGCATATCGTTCGCCATCTTCGCCAAAATGTCATTTCCGGGGGCAGCCCCCGGGGGCGTTTTTTCCGGCATCCCGAGCCGCCAAGGGAGCGCACGCGGGTGTGGCCGGTCTACATCAGTTTTCAAGGATGTCCGGGACGTTGCGTGTTCTGTGCCCAGTCCGTGCAGGCCGGCGCGCCGCCAGTTTCCCTGGGTGAAACCCTGGCCGCCATGGAGGGGGGGCTTGCCCAAGCCGCCCGGGACGGACGCGGTCCCTATGAGCTGGCTTTTTACGGCGGCGTCTTCACGGCCCTGCCCGAACCCTGGCCCAGGCGCTTTCTGGAAGCGGCCTTGCGGTTTCGCCGGGCCGGACTCATTGGGCGCATCCGCTGCTCCACCCGGCCCGACGCCTGCCCGCCCGGGCTTTTGGCCGAACTGGCCGGCCTGGGGCTCGATCTGGTCGAGATCGGGGCCCAGACCTTTGACGACGCCGTGCTTATCGCCTCGGGCCGGGGCCATGACGCCCAGGCCACGCGCCGGGCCGCCCGGGCCGTGCGGGCGGCCGGCCTGGATTTGGGCCTGCAGCTCCTGCCCGGCCTGCCCAGGCACGATCCGGCGGCCCTGGCCCGGGATGTGGCCGAGACCTGCGCCCTGGCTCCGTCCCTGGTCCGCATCCATCCCTGTCTGGTGGTGGAAGGCACCGCGCTGGCCGACCTGTACCGGGCCGGGCGGCATGTTCCCTGGCCCCTGGAAGCGACCATCGACGCCCTGGCCGAGGCGCTGGTTCCCTTGTGGCGGGCCGGGGTGGCCGTGGCCCGCCTGGGGCTGGCCCCGCAGCCGGAACTGGAAGCGGCGATCATCGCCGGGCCACGCCATCCGGCCCTAGGGGACCGCGCCCGGGCCAGGGCGCTTTTGGCCCTGGTACGGGAGGAAGCGGCCGCCCTGGGCGGCGCGCCAGCCGGCCTTTTCGCGCCGCGCCGCTTCGCTGGCCAGCTTTTGGGTCACGCCGGCGAACTGGCCCCGGCCTACGCCGCCCTGGGGCTGCCCCGGGAGCTGTTGCGCTTTACCCGGGACGAGGTTTTTTTCCTTGCCGCGAAAGCTGTTTGA
- a CDS encoding amidohydrolase family protein, with the protein MRAARALTMVPGDAPLDDAALILAGRRILDVGPARRVLAGFHGPVDDLGDVVLVPGLVNAHAHLELSHLRGQAPPPAGFCAWAGWLFAAARDTAPPDVLAAAVAEVAGTGTAAVIDVAGRAGAAVARALRAAGLSGLVCREILGRRAGVSLDLPPQLADAAGDGVAATVCGHALYSTAPELLRRARAVCREHGTPFSLHLAEHAGEMELFTTGRGEFAAMLAGRLLPKGWQPPGRSPVAEAAAQGLLGPDTLAVHVVSLAPGDLDILARSEVTACLCPRSNVRIGVGVADAPALAAAGVRLALGTDSLASNDDLNLWNEARALFTAHPELPGRAVLEALTVNPARLLGRDDLGRLAPGSVGGWAVLPADLAQRLA; encoded by the coding sequence GTGCGCGCCGCCCGGGCCTTGACCATGGTCCCCGGGGACGCGCCTCTGGATGACGCCGCCCTGATCCTGGCCGGCCGGCGCATCCTGGACGTCGGCCCGGCCCGCCGGGTGCTGGCCGGGTTTCACGGCCCCGTGGACGATCTCGGCGACGTCGTCCTCGTGCCGGGACTCGTCAACGCCCACGCCCATCTGGAACTTTCCCATCTGCGCGGCCAGGCTCCGCCGCCGGCCGGCTTTTGCGCCTGGGCGGGCTGGCTTTTCGCCGCCGCCCGGGACACCGCGCCGCCGGACGTGCTGGCCGCCGCCGTGGCCGAGGTGGCCGGGACGGGCACGGCCGCCGTCATCGACGTGGCCGGCCGGGCCGGGGCGGCCGTGGCCCGGGCGTTGCGGGCGGCCGGCCTGTCCGGGCTGGTGTGCCGCGAGATCCTGGGCCGCCGGGCCGGCGTCTCCCTGGACCTGCCGCCCCAGCTGGCTGACGCGGCCGGCGACGGCGTGGCGGCCACGGTCTGCGGCCATGCCCTGTATTCCACGGCCCCGGAGCTGCTGCGCCGGGCGCGGGCCGTCTGCCGTGAGCACGGCACGCCTTTTAGCCTGCATCTGGCTGAACATGCCGGCGAAATGGAACTGTTCACCACCGGCCGGGGCGAGTTCGCGGCCATGCTGGCCGGCCGGCTGCTGCCCAAGGGCTGGCAGCCGCCTGGCCGGTCGCCCGTGGCCGAAGCGGCCGCCCAGGGGCTGCTCGGGCCGGACACTCTGGCCGTCCATGTGGTCAGCCTTGCCCCGGGCGATCTGGACATCCTGGCCCGGTCCGAGGTCACGGCCTGCCTGTGCCCGCGCAGCAACGTCCGCATCGGCGTCGGCGTCGCCGACGCGCCGGCCCTGGCGGCGGCCGGCGTGCGGCTCGCCCTGGGCACGGACAGCCTGGCCTCCAACGACGACCTCAACCTCTGGAACGAGGCCCGGGCGCTTTTCACCGCCCACCCGGAACTCCCGGGCCGGGCCGTGCTTGAGGCCCTGACCGTGAATCCGGCCCGGCTGCTTGGCCGCGACGACCTCGGCCGGTTGGCTCCGGGGAGCGTCGGCGGCTGGGCCGTGCTGCCGGCCGATCTGGCCCAACGCCTGGCCTGA